TGGAATTGACTTAGCATCATATTTGAAACAGTATTACTTCCTGCAATAAATGCCCCTAAAGCACCGATAAATGGAGCAAATAATGGGAAAATATCACCAACAGAATGTGCCACAAAGTTTGCCATGGCTACAGGCATAGAATCAAAACCAGCAGTATTTACACCTGAGTTAATAAGGATTCTAACTAATGGAATAGTAAATACAAGTACAAACCCTGCACCTAACATAACTTTTGAAGACTCAGAAAAAGATTCTTTTATCTCTTTGAATTCCATTTTGTGTAAGAAAAAAGTGATTAAAACTACAAATATTAAAATCCCACCTGGTAAATATAAAGGTGTAATTGAATAGTTTAATCCTTCACCTAAAATATCTTTAAAAGGTATTACCCAAGCTGTAACAAAAGCTTTTGCTTCGCTCGATACTCTTGTAATAACTAAGATAATTGCAACAAGTACATATGGAATCCAAGCTTTAGTTAAGGACATATTAACTTTAGTATTCATCGCATCCATATTCATCTCAAGTTTAGATACCCAACTGATTGGCCATTTTTCTTTTGGTGCAAAATCCCAAGTATCTTTTGGAATTAAAAAACCTTTTTTAGCAGCAAAAATTACAATTGGAAGTCCAACAAGAGAACCTATAATAGAAGGAAATTCTGCCCCTAAAAATATACCTGTAAGTGCATAAGGAATAGTAAATGCTAATCCACCAAAAATAGCAAAAGGTAAGATAGATAAACCTTCTGACCATGATTTATTTTGACCAAAAAATCTAGTCATCATAAGAGTCATAAAAAGTGGAATTAGTGTTCCTGTAATAGCATGAATAATTGCAACTTCACTTGTGATGATTTGTAAGTATGTTTCCCAACTTGAACCAACAGCTTGTAAAGAGTTACTAATACTTTGTGAATCTAAGCCTTTATCAACTCCTATTAAAATAGGAGTACCAACTGCACCAAATGATACAGGAGTACTTTGAATCATCATCCCTACCATTACAGCAGCCATTGCAGGGAAACCAATAGCAACCAAAAGAGGAGCAGCAATGGCAGCTGTTGTCCCAAACCCAGAAGCCCCTTCAATAAATGATCCAAATAACCAAGCTATGATAATAACTTGTACCCTTCTATCTGGGCTTACATTATTAAACCCTTCTCTAATTGCTTTTATAGCACCTGAGTGTTTAAGTGTATTTAACAATAAAATTGCACCAAAGATTATCCATAAAACAGCAAGTGTAATTAAAAAACCTTGAATTGATGATGCAAGTATT
This region of Arcobacter sp. F2176 genomic DNA includes:
- a CDS encoding L-lactate permease; the encoded protein is MEISTQALFAALPIFVAAILLVGFRWPAKKAMPVVFVVTALVAFYVWQVSFNRILASSIQGFLITLAVLWIIFGAILLLNTLKHSGAIKAIREGFNNVSPDRRVQVIIIAWLFGSFIEGASGFGTTAAIAAPLLVAIGFPAMAAVMVGMMIQSTPVSFGAVGTPILIGVDKGLDSQSISNSLQAVGSSWETYLQIITSEVAIIHAITGTLIPLFMTLMMTRFFGQNKSWSEGLSILPFAIFGGLAFTIPYALTGIFLGAEFPSIIGSLVGLPIVIFAAKKGFLIPKDTWDFAPKEKWPISWVSKLEMNMDAMNTKVNMSLTKAWIPYVLVAIILVITRVSSEAKAFVTAWVIPFKDILGEGLNYSITPLYLPGGILIFVVLITFFLHKMEFKEIKESFSESSKVMLGAGFVLVFTIPLVRILINSGVNTAGFDSMPVAMANFVAHSVGDIFPLFAPFIGALGAFIAGSNTVSNMMLSQFQFGVANALGLSTALMVSLQAVGAAAGNMIAIHNVVAASATVGLLDQEGETIRKTVIPTLYYCLVTGIIGLIAMYYFGITDPLVK